The following coding sequences lie in one Pseudomonas monsensis genomic window:
- a CDS encoding BON domain-containing protein, giving the protein MTPNRLGLLALTLCLGISGCTSVVNASREAPIEDDRGTRTFGSKIDDSLIETKVGVNVAKADPALDNGSHIVVTSFNGVVLLAGQTPREDLKAKAEQAAANVQRVKKVHNELQVIAPSSFLARQNDAWLTTKIKTQMLTDASIPGSRIKVVTENGIVYLLGLLTKQEAQQATNLVQSVSGVQKIVKLFEYID; this is encoded by the coding sequence ATGACCCCTAATCGCCTTGGCCTTCTGGCCTTGACCCTGTGCCTCGGCATCAGCGGCTGCACCTCGGTGGTGAACGCCAGCCGTGAAGCGCCGATCGAAGACGACCGCGGCACCCGCACCTTCGGCAGCAAGATCGACGACTCGTTGATCGAAACCAAAGTGGGCGTGAACGTGGCCAAGGCCGACCCGGCCCTGGACAACGGCTCGCACATCGTCGTCACCAGCTTCAACGGCGTCGTGCTGCTGGCCGGCCAGACGCCGCGCGAAGACCTCAAGGCCAAAGCCGAACAGGCTGCCGCCAACGTCCAGCGTGTGAAGAAGGTGCACAACGAACTGCAAGTGATTGCACCTTCAAGCTTCCTCGCCCGCCAGAACGACGCCTGGCTGACCACCAAGATCAAGACTCAGATGCTGACCGACGCCAGTATTCCCGGCTCGCGCATCAAGGTCGTGACCGAGAACGGTATCGTCTACCTGCTGGGCCTGCTGACCAAGCAGGAAGCCCAACAGGCAACCAATCTGGTGCAAAGCGTTTCTGGCGTGCAGAAGATCGTGAAGCTGTTCGAATACATCGACTGA
- a CDS encoding ClpXP protease specificity-enhancing factor, with the protein MNSSRPYLVRALYEWIVDNDCTPHMLVNSEYPAVQVPQGFASDGQIVLNISPSAVRHLHMDNDVVTFEGRFGGVPHSLYVPISAILGIYARENGQGMVFDLESPMDDEDDIEPDDDLPPPDSEPPRPSGRPSLKVVK; encoded by the coding sequence ATGAACTCCAGTCGACCTTATCTGGTCCGCGCGCTCTACGAGTGGATTGTTGATAACGATTGCACCCCGCACATGCTGGTCAATTCCGAATACCCGGCGGTGCAGGTGCCGCAGGGTTTCGCCAGTGACGGACAGATTGTCCTGAACATCTCGCCCAGTGCCGTGCGCCATCTGCACATGGATAACGACGTGGTGACCTTTGAAGGTCGCTTCGGCGGTGTTCCGCACAGCCTGTATGTGCCGATCAGCGCGATCCTGGGGATCTATGCCCGGGAGAACGGTCAGGGCATGGTGTTCGATCTTGAGTCGCCGATGGATGACGAAGACGACATCGAACCGGATGACGACTTGCCGCCGCCGGACAGCGAGCCGCCGCGCCCGAGTGGCCGGCCAAGCCTGAAAGTGGTGAAGTAA
- the rsmH gene encoding 16S rRNA (cytosine(1402)-N(4))-methyltransferase RsmH — MTIDSGFNHITVLLDEAVEALAVRPDGCYLDGTFGRGGHSRLILSQLGTDGRLIGFDKDPQAIATGQTLAAEDGRFVVVQRSFAELGSVVAERGLAGKVSGILLDLGVSSPQLDDAERGFSFLNDGPLDMRMDPSRGISAAEFVNTAPVEEIARVFKEYGEERFSGRMARAVAERRDIKPFERTADLAEVLKVANPAWEKGKNPATRAFQGLRIHVNNELGDLEAGLDAALEALEVGGRLVVISFHSLEDRIVKLFMRKLVKGEADNLPRNLPVRHVAFEPKIKIHGKAQTASDAELKANPRSRSAVMRVAEKLR; from the coding sequence GTGACTATTGATAGCGGCTTTAACCACATCACCGTACTGCTTGACGAAGCCGTCGAGGCTCTCGCTGTACGTCCTGATGGCTGCTATCTGGACGGCACGTTCGGGCGCGGCGGGCATAGTCGGCTGATCCTCAGCCAGCTCGGGACGGACGGGCGGCTCATCGGATTCGACAAAGATCCACAAGCGATTGCCACCGGGCAAACGCTAGCGGCCGAAGACGGCCGCTTTGTCGTTGTGCAGCGCAGCTTTGCCGAGCTCGGTTCGGTGGTTGCCGAGCGCGGCCTGGCGGGCAAGGTCAGCGGCATTCTGCTGGATCTGGGCGTGTCGTCGCCGCAGCTCGATGACGCCGAGCGCGGCTTCAGCTTTCTCAATGACGGCCCGCTGGACATGCGCATGGATCCGTCCCGTGGCATCAGCGCGGCGGAATTCGTCAATACCGCACCGGTGGAAGAAATTGCCCGGGTGTTCAAGGAATACGGCGAAGAACGTTTCTCCGGTCGCATGGCCCGTGCCGTGGCCGAGCGTCGCGATATCAAACCTTTCGAGCGCACCGCCGACCTGGCTGAAGTGCTGAAAGTCGCCAACCCGGCTTGGGAAAAGGGCAAGAACCCGGCCACCCGTGCGTTCCAGGGTTTGCGCATTCACGTCAACAACGAGCTGGGCGATCTGGAAGCCGGCCTTGATGCCGCGCTGGAAGCGCTGGAAGTGGGCGGCCGCCTGGTCGTGATCAGCTTTCACTCGCTGGAAGACCGCATCGTCAAACTGTTCATGCGCAAGCTGGTGAAAGGCGAAGCCGACAACCTGCCGCGCAACCTGCCGGTTCGCCACGTGGCGTTCGAACCGAAAATCAAAATTCATGGCAAAGCGCAGACGGCCTCCGATGCCGAACTCAAAGCCAACCCACGTTCCCGTAGCGCCGTCATGCGCGTCGCGGAGAAGTTGCGGTGA
- a CDS encoding YraN family protein, with amino-acid sequence MPDRSRSQSGKDAERQALEHLQNQGLRLLAQNWLCKRGELDLVMLDGDTVVFVEVRYRKNTQWGGALASIDERKQQKLIFAAQYFLQRESRWANSPCRFDVVAIDSHPDQLNWLQNAFDS; translated from the coding sequence ATGCCTGACAGGTCACGCTCGCAAAGCGGCAAGGATGCCGAGCGCCAGGCGCTCGAGCATCTGCAGAACCAGGGGCTGCGCCTGTTGGCGCAGAACTGGTTATGTAAACGCGGCGAGCTTGATCTGGTCATGCTTGATGGCGATACAGTAGTATTCGTTGAAGTTCGCTACAGAAAAAACACTCAATGGGGTGGCGCGCTCGCTAGCATTGATGAGCGCAAGCAGCAGAAATTGATTTTCGCTGCGCAGTATTTTCTTCAGCGCGAGTCGCGTTGGGCCAATTCCCCCTGCCGCTTCGACGTGGTGGCCATCGACAGCCATCCGGATCAGCTGAACTGGTTGCAGAATGCGTTCGACAGCTGA
- a CDS encoding cytochrome c1, with protein sequence MKKLFFALIFAALPVLSFAAEHGGPELEKVDIDVSDKAALQDGARTFANYCMGCHSAKFQRYERVADDLGIPHEMMLEKLVFTGAKIGDHMYIGMQPADAKTWFGAAPPDLTLVARVRGTDWLYGYLRSFYEDPARPWGVNNKVFPNVGMPNVLVGLQGRQVVGCKQVQIVEDGKKQYDPLTGTPLTHEACDQLTIVPKTGALNEEQFDEKVKNLVTFLAYSANPVKLQHQRIGTYVLLYLAFFFVFAYLLKREYWKDVH encoded by the coding sequence ATGAAAAAGTTATTTTTTGCTCTGATTTTTGCTGCGCTGCCTGTGCTGTCTTTCGCCGCTGAACACGGTGGTCCAGAACTGGAAAAGGTCGACATTGACGTGTCCGACAAGGCTGCCCTGCAAGATGGCGCGCGCACTTTTGCCAACTATTGCATGGGTTGCCACAGTGCCAAGTTCCAGCGTTACGAGCGGGTGGCCGATGACCTCGGCATTCCACACGAAATGATGCTGGAGAAGCTGGTGTTCACTGGTGCCAAGATCGGCGATCACATGTACATCGGCATGCAGCCGGCGGACGCCAAGACCTGGTTCGGTGCAGCGCCACCGGATCTGACCCTGGTGGCGCGTGTGCGCGGCACCGACTGGCTCTACGGTTACCTGCGTTCGTTCTACGAAGATCCTGCACGTCCATGGGGCGTGAACAACAAGGTCTTCCCGAACGTCGGCATGCCTAACGTGCTGGTCGGCCTGCAAGGTCGTCAGGTGGTTGGCTGCAAACAAGTGCAGATCGTTGAAGACGGCAAGAAGCAATATGATCCGCTGACCGGTACGCCGCTGACTCATGAAGCGTGCGATCAGTTGACCATCGTGCCGAAAACCGGTGCTCTGAACGAAGAGCAGTTCGATGAGAAGGTCAAGAATCTGGTAACCTTCCTGGCTTACTCGGCTAACCCGGTTAAGCTGCAACATCAGCGCATCGGTACTTACGTCTTGCTGTACCTGGCGTTCTTCTTTGTGTTCGCCTACCTGCTCAAGCGTGAATACTGGAAAGACGTGCACTGA
- a CDS encoding glutathione S-transferase N-terminal domain-containing protein — translation MGVTNRLACYSDPADHYSHRVRIVLAEKGVSAEIIYVEAGRQPPKLIEVNPYGSLPTLVDRDLALWESTVVMEYLDERYPHPPLMPVYPVARANSRLLIHRIQRDWCGLVDLILDPKTKEAARVVARKELRESLTGVSPLFADKPFFLSEEQSLVDCCLLPILWRLPILGIELPRPAKPLLDYMERQFAREAFQASLSGVERDMR, via the coding sequence ATGGGCGTGACCAATCGGTTGGCCTGTTACTCCGACCCCGCCGACCACTATTCCCACCGAGTGCGCATCGTACTTGCAGAGAAGGGTGTCAGCGCCGAGATCATTTATGTGGAAGCTGGTCGCCAGCCGCCTAAACTGATTGAGGTGAACCCTTACGGCAGTCTCCCTACGCTGGTCGATCGTGACCTGGCGCTCTGGGAGTCGACCGTGGTGATGGAATATCTGGATGAGCGTTACCCGCACCCGCCCTTGATGCCGGTTTATCCGGTGGCGCGTGCCAACAGTCGTCTGCTGATTCACCGCATCCAGCGCGACTGGTGTGGTCTGGTGGATCTGATTCTGGATCCGAAAACCAAGGAAGCCGCGCGTGTCGTGGCGCGCAAGGAATTGCGTGAAAGCCTGACCGGCGTGTCGCCGCTGTTCGCCGACAAGCCGTTTTTCCTCAGCGAGGAACAAAGTCTGGTGGATTGCTGCCTATTGCCAATACTCTGGCGTTTGCCGATTCTGGGTATTGAACTGCCGCGGCCGGCCAAGCCGCTGCTTGATTATATGGAGCGCCAGTTTGCGCGTGAGGCTTTCCAGGCGAGTCTGTCTGGCGTCGAACGCGATATGCGCTAA
- a CDS encoding penicillin-binding protein activator: MIACLRLFTALCLAALLAACASSPSSSLGELPRTPDASIEQLLEQATQAKTPEKAALLRLSAADLAYRQGNAGQSAQILQQVPIEQLKPGQQIFASTLSAELAMTRNQPKAALTALSHPSLQHLGEMPEEQQVRTGTVHARALEADGQTLAAARERVFIAPMLQGEAASKNHEAIWTLIGSLPTDQLQPNTSDDLGGWMGLALAVKSAGTLEQQQAAIDAWRAQNPKHPAAINLPLPLTKLKELASQPLSKIALLLPQDGPLASVGKALREGFMAAHYQAQQAGQKPPAIEFYDSSKLTSMDEFYRKAQADGVQLVVGPLEKPLVKQLSTRPQLPITTLALNYSEGDQGPAQLFQFGLAAEDEAREVSRRARADGLHRAAIMVPRGEWGERVLRAFSQDWQANGGSIVATERVDQPVQLAQQIADMFQLRQSEARAKSLQNAAGTNVAAQPSRRQDIEFIFLAATPQQAQQIKPTLNFQYAGDVPVYATSHVYSASGDVNQYNDMNGIRFCETPWLLETSDPLRQQVVAQWPQAAGSLGRLYAMGVDAYRLAPRLGQLKALPDSRIDGESGSLGMTQTQRVVRQLPWAQFVSGQVQRLPDTPR; this comes from the coding sequence ATGATCGCTTGCCTGCGGCTGTTCACTGCCCTCTGCCTCGCTGCCTTGCTGGCGGCCTGCGCCAGTTCCCCTTCCTCCAGCCTTGGCGAACTTCCACGGACCCCGGATGCCAGCATCGAGCAACTGCTCGAACAGGCCACCCAGGCTAAAACCCCGGAAAAAGCTGCCCTGTTGCGCCTGAGCGCGGCAGACCTGGCTTATCGCCAGGGCAATGCCGGCCAGTCCGCGCAAATCCTGCAACAAGTGCCAATCGAGCAGTTGAAGCCAGGCCAGCAGATTTTCGCCAGCACCCTGTCCGCCGAACTGGCCATGACCCGCAATCAGCCGAAAGCCGCGCTGACTGCCCTGAGCCACCCAAGCCTGCAACACCTGGGCGAAATGCCGGAAGAGCAGCAGGTGCGCACCGGCACCGTGCATGCCCGTGCACTGGAAGCCGATGGACAGACACTGGCCGCCGCCCGTGAGCGCGTGTTCATCGCGCCGATGCTGCAAGGCGAGGCGGCGAGCAAGAACCACGAAGCGATCTGGACGCTGATCGGCTCGCTGCCAACCGACCAGTTGCAACCGAACACCAGCGACGACCTCGGCGGCTGGATGGGCCTGGCCCTGGCGGTGAAATCCGCGGGCACCCTGGAACAGCAACAAGCCGCGATCGACGCCTGGCGTGCGCAGAATCCGAAGCACCCGGCCGCGATCAACCTGCCGCTGCCACTGACCAAACTCAAGGAGCTGGCCAGCCAGCCCCTGAGCAAAATCGCGCTGCTGTTGCCGCAGGATGGCCCGCTGGCCTCGGTCGGCAAAGCCCTGCGTGAAGGCTTCATGGCTGCGCACTACCAGGCCCAACAGGCCGGCCAGAAGCCGCCAGCCATTGAGTTCTATGACAGCTCGAAACTGACCTCGATGGACGAGTTCTACCGCAAGGCTCAGGCTGACGGCGTGCAACTGGTAGTCGGCCCGCTGGAAAAACCGCTGGTCAAACAACTGAGCACTCGCCCGCAACTGCCGATCACGACCCTCGCGCTGAACTACAGCGAAGGCGATCAAGGCCCGGCGCAGCTGTTCCAGTTCGGTCTGGCCGCTGAAGACGAAGCCCGCGAAGTCTCGCGCCGCGCACGTGCCGACGGCCTGCATCGCGCCGCAATCATGGTACCGAGAGGCGAATGGGGCGAGCGCGTACTGCGTGCGTTCAGCCAGGACTGGCAGGCCAACGGTGGCAGCATCGTTGCCACCGAACGTGTTGATCAGCCAGTGCAACTGGCCCAGCAGATCGCCGACATGTTCCAGCTGCGCCAGAGCGAAGCCCGCGCCAAGAGTCTGCAGAATGCCGCCGGCACCAACGTGGCCGCGCAGCCTTCGCGTCGTCAGGACATCGAATTCATCTTCCTGGCCGCCACTCCGCAACAGGCGCAACAGATCAAGCCGACCCTGAACTTCCAGTACGCCGGTGACGTACCGGTGTACGCGACCTCACACGTGTACAGCGCCAGTGGCGACGTCAACCAGTACAACGACATGAACGGCATTCGCTTCTGCGAAACCCCGTGGCTGCTGGAAACCAGCGACCCGCTGCGTCAGCAAGTGGTTGCACAGTGGCCACAGGCTGCCGGCAGCCTCGGTCGCCTGTACGCCATGGGCGTCGATGCTTATCGTCTGGCTCCGCGCCTGGGTCAGCTCAAGGCACTGCCGGACAGCCGCATCGACGGCGAGTCGGGTAGCCTCGGCATGACCCAGACCCAGCGTGTCGTGCGTCAGCTGCCGTGGGCACAGTTCGTCAGCGGTCAGGTTCAACGCCTGCCGGACACTCCGCGCTGA
- a CDS encoding phosphoheptose isomerase, with product MDMQSRIRQLFQASIDTKQQAMDVLAPHIEQASQIMVNALLNEGKMLSCGNGGSAGDAQHFSSELLNRFERERPSLPAIALTTDTSTITSIANDYSYNEVFSKQIRALGQPGDVLLAISTSGNSANIIQAIQAAHDREMIVVALTGRDGGGMASLLLPEDVEIRVPANVTARIQEVHLLAIHCLCDLIDSQLFGSEE from the coding sequence ATGGACATGCAATCCCGAATTCGCCAGCTTTTCCAGGCCAGTATCGACACCAAGCAACAGGCGATGGACGTACTTGCACCGCACATCGAGCAAGCCAGCCAGATCATGGTCAACGCCCTGCTCAACGAGGGCAAAATGCTTTCGTGCGGCAACGGCGGCTCCGCTGGCGACGCCCAGCACTTTTCGTCGGAGCTGCTCAACCGCTTCGAGCGCGAACGCCCGAGCCTGCCAGCCATCGCGCTGACCACCGACACGTCGACGATCACTTCGATCGCCAACGACTACAGCTACAACGAAGTGTTCTCCAAACAGATCCGTGCGCTCGGCCAGCCCGGCGATGTCTTGCTGGCGATTTCGACCAGCGGCAACTCGGCGAACATTATTCAGGCGATCCAGGCCGCACATGATCGCGAAATGATTGTCGTAGCTTTGACCGGACGCGATGGCGGCGGCATGGCGTCGCTGCTGTTGCCCGAGGATGTCGAAATTCGCGTACCGGCCAACGTCACTGCACGTATTCAAGAAGTCCACTTGCTGGCGATCCATTGCCTCTGCGATCTGATCGACAGCCAACTGTTCGGGAGTGAAGAATGA
- the rsmI gene encoding 16S rRNA (cytidine(1402)-2'-O)-methyltransferase — protein sequence MAAFTDHEVCALIAPGSLNSAAGSLYVVATPIGNLDDISARALKILREVALIAAEDTRHSARLMQHFGIATPLAACHEHNERDEGSRFITRLMAGDNVALISDAGTPLISDPGYHLVRQARAAGINVVPVPGACALIAALSAAGLPSDRFIFEGFLPAKSVGRKARLEAVKEEPRTLIFYEAPHRILECLQDMEEVFGGERQALLAREITKTFETLKGLPLAELRAFVESDSNQQRGECVVLVAGWAAPESEDAVSSEAMRILDLLLEEMPLKRAAALAAQITGERKNVLYQVALDKQKGV from the coding sequence ATGGCCGCTTTTACCGATCACGAGGTGTGCGCTTTGATTGCTCCAGGTTCCCTGAATTCCGCTGCTGGCTCGCTTTATGTGGTGGCGACGCCCATCGGCAACCTGGACGACATCAGCGCCCGGGCCCTGAAAATCCTGCGCGAAGTGGCGCTTATTGCGGCCGAAGACACGCGGCACTCGGCGCGCCTGATGCAGCACTTCGGCATTGCTACGCCGCTGGCTGCCTGCCATGAACACAACGAGCGCGATGAAGGCAGCCGCTTTATTACCCGTCTCATGGCAGGCGATAACGTGGCGCTGATCTCCGACGCCGGCACGCCGTTGATTTCCGATCCGGGTTATCACCTGGTGCGTCAGGCCCGCGCCGCCGGGATCAATGTCGTACCGGTGCCGGGTGCCTGCGCATTGATTGCGGCGCTGTCGGCGGCGGGGCTGCCGTCCGACCGTTTTATCTTCGAAGGCTTTCTGCCAGCCAAGTCGGTCGGGCGCAAGGCGCGTCTCGAGGCCGTCAAGGAAGAACCGCGCACGCTGATTTTCTATGAGGCGCCGCATCGCATCCTTGAGTGTCTGCAGGATATGGAAGAAGTCTTCGGCGGTGAGCGCCAGGCTTTGCTGGCCCGCGAGATCACCAAGACGTTCGAGACGCTCAAGGGCCTGCCGCTGGCTGAGTTGCGCGCATTCGTTGAGTCCGACAGCAATCAGCAGCGCGGCGAATGTGTCGTGCTGGTCGCGGGCTGGGCGGCGCCAGAGTCGGAAGATGCGGTCAGCAGTGAGGCGATGCGCATCCTCGATCTGTTGCTTGAAGAGATGCCGCTCAAGCGCGCCGCTGCTTTGGCAGCGCAGATCACCGGCGAGCGCAAAAACGTGCTGTATCAGGTAGCACTGGATAAACAGAAGGGCGTGTAA
- the ftsL gene encoding cell division protein FtsL, which translates to MSKLFAKPLPGGSFLMLLLFIGVLVSAIGVSYSAHWNRQLLNTLYNELSVRDKAQAEWGRLILEQSTWTAHSRIEVLATEQLKMHIPGAADVKMVAP; encoded by the coding sequence GTGAGCAAGCTTTTCGCCAAGCCCCTGCCGGGCGGCAGCTTTCTGATGCTGCTGCTGTTTATCGGCGTGCTCGTGTCGGCCATCGGCGTGTCTTACAGCGCGCACTGGAACCGTCAGTTGCTCAACACCCTGTATAACGAGCTCAGCGTACGCGACAAGGCGCAGGCCGAGTGGGGGCGCCTGATTCTCGAGCAAAGCACCTGGACCGCGCACAGCCGGATTGAAGTGCTGGCCACCGAACAACTGAAAATGCACATCCCTGGCGCGGCTGACGTGAAGATGGTGGCGCCATGA
- the mraZ gene encoding division/cell wall cluster transcriptional repressor MraZ: MFRGANAISLDAKGRLAMPSRYRDELDSRSSGQLIVTIDAVDPCLCVYPLDEWEIIETKLRALPSLREENRRLQRLLIGNAVDLELDGSGRFLVPPRLREYAKLDKRAMLVGQLNKFQLWDEDAWNAVSAADLAAIQQPGAMPDELRDLIL, from the coding sequence GTGTTTCGCGGAGCTAACGCTATCAGTCTCGACGCAAAGGGCCGTCTCGCCATGCCGAGCCGGTACCGTGACGAGCTCGATTCGCGCAGTTCCGGCCAATTGATCGTGACCATTGATGCCGTTGATCCGTGTCTGTGTGTCTATCCGCTCGACGAGTGGGAAATTATTGAAACCAAGTTGCGCGCGCTCCCTTCACTTCGCGAAGAGAACCGTCGCCTGCAGCGTTTGCTGATTGGTAATGCCGTCGACCTCGAACTCGATGGCAGTGGTCGTTTTCTGGTTCCACCGCGTCTGCGCGAATACGCCAAATTGGATAAGCGCGCGATGCTGGTAGGCCAACTGAACAAGTTCCAATTGTGGGACGAGGATGCATGGAACGCGGTGTCTGCCGCTGACCTTGCTGCTATTCAACAACCGGGCGCGATGCCTGATGAACTGCGTGATTTGATCCTGTGA